A genomic segment from Acipenser ruthenus chromosome 5, fAciRut3.2 maternal haplotype, whole genome shotgun sequence encodes:
- the LOC117402502 gene encoding kelch-like protein 32 isoform X3 → MEELLQYVRYGLMDVSALHTVAQSHPLVQASETATALVKEALEYHRSPYAQPIWQTLQTKPRFQSETLYIVGGKKREVCKVKELRFFNPMNQEHAHIAGVSNWSELAPMPVGRSHHCVAVMGDFLFVAGGEVEHATGRSSAVRTACRYDPRSNKWTEIAPMKNCREHFVLGALDEYLYAVGGRNELRQVLPTVERYCPKKNKWTFVQSFDRSLSCHAGCVADGLLWIAGGVTNTAQYQNRLMVYDPSQNKWISRSPMLQRRVYHVMAPVHRKLYVLGGNDLDYNNDRILVRHIDSYDIDMDQWTRCSFSLLTGQNESGVAVHNGRIYLVGGYSIWTNEPLACIQVLDVSAEGKEEVFYGPTLPFASNGIATCFLPAPYFTCPNLQTLQVPHHRIGAV, encoded by the exons ATGGAGGAGCTCCTGCAGTACGTGCGTTATGGCCTTATGGACGTCAGTGCCCTCCACACTGTAGCCCAGTCACACCCTCTGGTACAGGCCAGTGAAACCGCCACCGCCTTGGTCAAGGAGGCCTTAGAATACCACCGCAGCCCCTACGCACAGCCAATCTGGCAGACCCTTCAGACCAAGCCTCGCTTCCAGTCTGAAACGCTTTACATCGTGGGGGGGAAGAAGAGGGAGGTCTGTAAGGTGAAAGAGCTGAGGTTTTTCAACCCCATGAACCAGGAGCATGCCCACATCGCCGGAGTGTCGAACTGGAGCGAGCTGGCCCCCATGCCCGTGGGGAGGAGCCACCACTGTGTGGCCGTCATGGGGGACTTCCTCTTTGTGGCGGGGGGGGAGGTGGAACACGCCACGGGGCGCAGCAGCGCTGTCAGGACTGCCTGTCGGTATGACCCACGCAGCAACAAATGGACCGAGATCGCTCCCATGAAAAACTGCAGAGAACACTTTGTACTGGGGGCTCTGGATGAATACCTGTATGCAGTGGGGGGCAGGAACGAGCTCCGCCAAGTCTTGCCCACCGTCGAGAGGTACTGTCCAAAGAAAAACAAGTGGACCTTTGTGCAGTCATTTGACAGATCGCTGTCGTGTCATGCTGGCTGTGTGGCTGACGGGCTGCTCTGGatagcag GTGGTGTAACGAACACTGCACAGTATCAGAACAGATTAATGGTGTATGACCCAAGTCAG AACAAATGGATTAGCCGTAGTCCAATGCTGCAGAGGAGAGTGTATCATGTAATGGCACCAGTCCACAGAAAGCTTTACGTCCTGGGGGGAAACGATCTAGACTACAACAACGATCGGATCCTGGTGCGGCACATAGACTCCTACGACATTGACATGGATCAGTGGACACGGTGCAGCTTCAGTTTGCTTACAG ggCAAAACGAGTCAGGAGTAGCTGTCCACAATGGAAGAATATATCTTGTAGGGGGATATTCCATTTGGACCAATGAGCCATTAGCTTGTATCCAG GTGTTGGATGTTAGCGCAGAAGGCAAGGAGGAGGTGTTCTATGGCCCGACGCTCCCATTCGCTTCCAATGGCATAGCAACTTGCTTCCTCCCAGCTCCATACTTCACCTGCCCCAACCTCCAGACCTTGCAGGTGCCTCATCACAGAATCGGTgctgtgtaa
- the LOC117402502 gene encoding kelch-like protein 32 isoform X4: MVYDPSQNKWISRSPMLQRRVYHVMAPVHRKLYVLGGNDLDYNNDRILVRHIDSYDIDMDQWTRCSFSLLTGQNESGVAVHNGRIYLVGGYSIWTNEPLACIQVLDVSAEGKEEVFYGPTLPFASNGIATCFLPAPYFTCPNLQTLQVPHHRIGAV; this comes from the exons ATGGTGTATGACCCAAGTCAG AACAAATGGATTAGCCGTAGTCCAATGCTGCAGAGGAGAGTGTATCATGTAATGGCACCAGTCCACAGAAAGCTTTACGTCCTGGGGGGAAACGATCTAGACTACAACAACGATCGGATCCTGGTGCGGCACATAGACTCCTACGACATTGACATGGATCAGTGGACACGGTGCAGCTTCAGTTTGCTTACAG ggCAAAACGAGTCAGGAGTAGCTGTCCACAATGGAAGAATATATCTTGTAGGGGGATATTCCATTTGGACCAATGAGCCATTAGCTTGTATCCAG GTGTTGGATGTTAGCGCAGAAGGCAAGGAGGAGGTGTTCTATGGCCCGACGCTCCCATTCGCTTCCAATGGCATAGCAACTTGCTTCCTCCCAGCTCCATACTTCACCTGCCCCAACCTCCAGACCTTGCAGGTGCCTCATCACAGAATCGGTgctgtgtaa